The Fictibacillus arsenicus genome contains a region encoding:
- a CDS encoding diacylglycerol/lipid kinase family protein produces MSMNASELKRVSVILNPKAGQGRLLNNWNEVITELKNGFNDVQVYETTAPGEGASFVEQLHSNSDVILAAGGDGTVHEIAEALLSIKERKPAFGILPGGTCNDFSRALGMNQNPVKAAEQLSQKNIRHIDIGEFDGHFFTNFWGVGLITHVSESIDPDTKERFGRLSYYLSAAKSMQTWEPFEISVQSEEFQFEGKAAMFLAVNGPFTGGIRPFFPDTDIQDGKLDCLLIEEPSISFIWNVLQNRLTDTSYEGQGYHYFQSSEIQIKTAPQQLIDCDGEREQKTPSVVTCMKQYLSALTGDVSF; encoded by the coding sequence ATGAGTATGAATGCATCAGAACTAAAACGTGTTTCTGTTATCTTAAATCCTAAAGCGGGACAGGGACGCCTTCTCAACAATTGGAACGAAGTCATTACAGAATTGAAGAATGGTTTTAATGATGTACAAGTATACGAAACAACAGCCCCTGGGGAAGGCGCATCTTTTGTAGAGCAGCTCCATTCAAATTCAGATGTGATCCTTGCAGCAGGCGGAGACGGAACGGTACATGAAATTGCAGAGGCATTATTATCAATAAAAGAAAGAAAACCTGCATTCGGTATTTTGCCTGGAGGAACCTGCAATGATTTTTCCAGGGCTCTAGGCATGAACCAAAATCCTGTGAAAGCAGCCGAACAGCTGAGCCAGAAAAATATCCGGCATATTGATATAGGAGAATTCGACGGACATTTCTTCACGAATTTTTGGGGAGTCGGATTAATTACACATGTTTCAGAATCAATAGACCCTGATACTAAAGAAAGATTCGGAAGACTGTCGTATTATTTATCTGCGGCAAAATCAATGCAAACGTGGGAACCTTTTGAGATCTCGGTTCAATCTGAGGAGTTTCAGTTCGAAGGGAAAGCAGCCATGTTTTTAGCCGTAAACGGACCTTTCACAGGCGGGATCAGACCTTTCTTTCCAGATACTGATATTCAAGATGGCAAACTGGATTGTTTGCTCATCGAAGAACCATCTATTTCGTTTATTTGGAATGTTCTGCAGAACCGGCTTACCGACACATCCTATGAGGGACAGGGCTATCACTATTTCCAAAGTTCAGAAATCCAAATAAAAACCGCTCCCCAACAGTTAATTGACTGTGATGGAGAACGGGAACAAAAAACACCTTCTGTCGTTACATGCATGAAGCAGTATCTATCAGCACTTACTGGGGATGTTTCCTTTTAA
- a CDS encoding phosphatase PAP2 family protein produces MLRDLAAKLPFPILPVIYILAGLMLSFFSLNIFFELSEDLMEQERFRFDQVIIQYVSNIRTESLTDIMKFITFLGGTTVLTLLLIGSLVWLIVKRKNYWGAIFYIIAVAGGGLLNLGLKHWFGRVRPENSLIVEQGFSYPSGHSMGSLIYYGFLGYLVIRSQRGRSLKLLLGIGFITLILLIGFSRIYLGVHYPSDVLAGFSAGTVWLLLCIGGRESIRAYKKKTLPFFKRKHPQ; encoded by the coding sequence ATGTTACGCGACTTAGCAGCAAAATTACCTTTTCCAATACTACCTGTCATCTATATATTAGCTGGTTTAATGCTCTCATTTTTCTCGTTAAATATATTCTTTGAGCTGTCTGAAGATCTGATGGAACAGGAACGTTTTCGGTTTGACCAAGTTATCATACAATATGTATCGAATATTCGAACCGAATCGTTAACAGACATCATGAAATTTATTACCTTTTTAGGTGGTACAACGGTTCTTACACTTCTATTGATAGGGAGTCTGGTTTGGCTGATCGTGAAACGCAAAAATTATTGGGGAGCAATTTTTTATATCATTGCAGTTGCAGGAGGCGGTCTTTTAAATCTTGGTCTTAAACATTGGTTTGGAAGGGTTCGACCGGAAAACAGCCTAATAGTTGAACAGGGATTTAGCTACCCTAGCGGTCATTCAATGGGAAGTTTAATTTATTATGGATTCTTAGGCTACTTAGTAATAAGAAGCCAGAGGGGAAGATCACTCAAACTGTTGTTGGGGATAGGTTTTATCACTTTGATCTTGCTGATCGGATTCAGCCGTATCTACTTAGGAGTCCACTATCCATCTGATGTGCTGGCTGGCTTTTCTGCAGGTACTGTCTGGCTGCTTTTATGTATCGGCGGCCGTGAGTCTATTAGGGCATACAAAAAAAAGACGCTTCCTTTTTTTAAAAGGAAACATCCCCAGTAA
- a CDS encoding transglycosylase domain-containing protein has product MVKKSLVALGILVGSLIIGFFAYLFIIMAGDYVIDEKDLVMDSATFLVNEKGERITKIYDENREIVDITDIPDHVQEAFVAVEDSRFYKHNGIDAKAISRAVYKDILAGSKVEGGSTITQQLAKNVFLSHEKSWLRKTKEAVIAINLERRYSKNKILEMYLNQIYFGHGAYGIQLAAKTYFNKDVSELTVAEGAMLAGLPKAPGHYSPIKHPEAAKERRDLVLTLMEKQNYLSPNETVRAQGQTIAVNFTQEERNPAYSTYIDMVIKEAREKYHISREELRQGGYKIVVPMDPAAQNSVYKSFQEGKYFIGTGKEKPEGAMVLMDSQTGGLLAVQGGRNYVTEGLNRVEVNRQPGSTFKPLSVYGPALESEKYKPYSMLLDEEMSYNGYEPKNYNGRYEGKVSMVDAITHSINSSAVWLLNEIGITYSKEYLEDLGMPIEDKGLGIALGGIDHGVSPLQMVKGYRSFLHEGKTVEPFVISKIYNHEGELIGKAKREEKKVWTKQNAWNMTRMLQLVVKNGTGSDGPENMEIAGKTGTTNYPNVDKGNKDTWFVGFTPQVVGAVWVGYDKTTKESYLNSGSAQPTLLFKQVINEMPSQQGLAFKKPDGVKDLEPPIEMIVIGDLSADFGMGDYGMPSVKLKWTPSKDKRLQYKIYAVNDGESTKLETVKGKGEYVASGKHLFTLPDFYVVPYNPLTKEEGHPSNTVSISFFPSFGDDDDDKKESRGNNGKKKDKKKKKNDD; this is encoded by the coding sequence ATGGTGAAGAAAAGTCTTGTCGCACTTGGTATTTTAGTTGGTTCGTTGATCATCGGATTTTTTGCCTATCTTTTTATCATTATGGCGGGAGACTATGTGATTGATGAAAAAGACCTTGTGATGGATTCGGCGACGTTTTTGGTGAACGAAAAAGGTGAAAGAATCACAAAAATATATGATGAGAACAGGGAAATTGTTGATATTACAGATATTCCTGACCATGTTCAGGAAGCTTTTGTAGCAGTAGAGGACTCTCGTTTTTATAAACATAACGGAATTGATGCAAAAGCGATTTCACGTGCCGTTTATAAAGATATTCTAGCTGGAAGCAAGGTGGAAGGCGGAAGCACGATCACGCAGCAGCTGGCTAAGAATGTTTTCTTATCACATGAAAAATCCTGGCTCCGCAAGACGAAAGAAGCGGTTATCGCTATTAATCTTGAACGAAGATATTCAAAAAACAAGATTTTGGAGATGTACCTGAACCAAATTTATTTTGGACATGGGGCATACGGCATTCAGCTTGCTGCAAAAACGTATTTTAATAAAGATGTAAGTGAGCTTACTGTTGCAGAGGGTGCAATGCTTGCGGGTCTTCCGAAAGCTCCAGGCCATTACTCGCCGATTAAACATCCGGAGGCTGCAAAGGAACGCCGTGATCTAGTGCTGACGCTTATGGAGAAGCAAAACTATTTATCTCCGAATGAAACGGTAAGAGCACAGGGCCAGACGATCGCCGTAAACTTTACTCAGGAAGAACGAAATCCGGCTTATTCTACTTATATTGACATGGTTATTAAAGAAGCGAGAGAGAAGTACCATATATCGAGAGAAGAATTGAGGCAGGGCGGATATAAGATAGTCGTGCCAATGGATCCTGCGGCACAAAATTCTGTTTATAAAAGCTTTCAAGAAGGAAAGTATTTTATCGGGACCGGAAAGGAAAAACCTGAAGGAGCAATGGTTCTCATGGACAGCCAGACAGGGGGACTGCTCGCTGTTCAGGGCGGACGGAACTATGTGACAGAAGGGCTGAACCGTGTTGAGGTAAACCGGCAGCCAGGGTCCACCTTTAAACCATTATCCGTGTATGGTCCTGCTTTGGAATCGGAAAAATATAAGCCGTATTCCATGCTGCTGGATGAGGAAATGAGCTATAACGGATATGAGCCGAAGAACTATAACGGCAGATACGAAGGGAAAGTATCGATGGTGGATGCGATCACACACTCTATTAATTCATCAGCTGTATGGCTTTTGAATGAGATAGGTATTACCTATTCCAAAGAGTATTTAGAAGATCTCGGGATGCCGATTGAAGATAAAGGACTCGGCATTGCGCTTGGCGGAATCGATCATGGTGTAAGTCCTTTGCAGATGGTTAAGGGCTATAGAAGTTTCCTTCATGAAGGAAAGACCGTCGAACCTTTTGTGATCAGCAAAATCTACAATCATGAAGGCGAGCTGATCGGCAAGGCAAAACGTGAGGAAAAGAAAGTCTGGACGAAGCAGAATGCATGGAATATGACACGCATGCTGCAGCTGGTTGTAAAGAACGGAACAGGTTCAGATGGTCCGGAAAATATGGAGATTGCGGGGAAAACTGGAACGACCAATTATCCGAACGTGGATAAAGGAAATAAAGATACTTGGTTTGTTGGGTTTACCCCTCAAGTGGTCGGTGCAGTTTGGGTGGGATATGATAAAACGACAAAAGAATCCTATTTAAACAGCGGAAGTGCACAGCCAACCCTTCTTTTTAAACAAGTGATTAACGAGATGCCTTCACAACAGGGTTTAGCGTTTAAAAAGCCTGATGGAGTGAAGGATTTAGAACCTCCGATCGAAATGATAGTGATTGGTGATCTTTCTGCAGATTTTGGTATGGGTGACTATGGTATGCCATCAGTCAAGCTAAAATGGACACCTTCTAAGGACAAGCGTCTTCAATATAAAATATATGCTGTAAATGATGGGGAATCCACAAAATTGGAAACGGTAAAAGGAAAGGGAGAATATGTTGCTTCAGGCAAGCATTTGTTCACACTGCCTGACTTTTATGTCGTTCCATATAACCCTCTTACAAAAGAAGAGGGACACCCTTCAAATACAGTTTCGATCTCATTTTTTCCGAGCTTTGGTGATGATGACGATGATAAAAAAGAGAGCCGCGGAAATAATGGAAAGAAGAAAGACAAGAAGAAAAAGAAGAATGATGATTGA
- a CDS encoding FAD-binding oxidoreductase, translating to MGKCRLTGRIVIPDDPEYDLAREEFNTHYDLFPSVINFCKTAEDVSNAVCWARKNNVKFRIRTGRHSYEAYSSLNNGLVIDISEINKIKVNHNTRTARLGAGSLLFPLYEKLYEKGYTIPGGTCPSVGLSGLTLGGGWGMLTRPFGMLIDQLIELEMVDAKGNIIVANSEQNADLFWASRGGGGGNFGVVTSFLFNVIPVDRVATFNIVWDWKGFDRVVEAWQKWAPFTDIRLTSILDLLTKEKGEIRALGEFYGKASELWRLITTLIKAYPPKKIEVNNVPYIDAVKMFGGMIPGMEEYSVSHGDPDAHPFKNTGAFARELLPPKAIKILKNFLSNAPSSENLVELQALSGRVSEVRSRETAYVHRKALFNLQYITKWENEWEACANTRWVEGLRDCLLPHADGAYVNFHDNCIDNWLEQCYFKNLPRLIEVKTKYDPENLFRFPLGIPTARR from the coding sequence ATGGGGAAATGCAGGCTGACAGGTAGAATCGTTATACCTGATGATCCGGAATACGATCTTGCAAGGGAAGAATTTAATACGCACTATGACCTTTTTCCGAGCGTTATTAATTTTTGCAAAACAGCTGAAGATGTATCAAATGCGGTATGCTGGGCCAGGAAGAATAATGTAAAATTTAGGATTCGTACTGGCAGGCACAGCTATGAAGCATATTCATCATTAAATAATGGACTGGTTATTGATATCAGTGAGATCAACAAGATAAAAGTGAATCATAACACGAGAACCGCTAGGCTGGGAGCTGGATCTCTTTTATTTCCGCTGTATGAAAAATTGTATGAAAAAGGTTATACGATTCCAGGAGGAACTTGTCCTTCTGTAGGCTTGTCCGGTCTGACACTTGGCGGAGGATGGGGAATGCTTACACGTCCATTTGGTATGCTCATTGACCAGTTAATAGAATTAGAGATGGTAGACGCTAAAGGGAATATCATCGTTGCAAACAGTGAACAGAACGCGGATTTGTTTTGGGCTTCAAGAGGAGGTGGAGGGGGTAATTTTGGTGTAGTTACATCCTTTTTGTTTAACGTGATTCCTGTAGACCGAGTGGCTACTTTTAACATTGTATGGGACTGGAAGGGATTCGATCGGGTTGTAGAAGCTTGGCAGAAATGGGCTCCTTTTACCGATATAAGATTAACTTCAATCCTGGATCTACTAACGAAAGAAAAAGGGGAAATAAGAGCTCTCGGTGAATTTTATGGAAAGGCTTCTGAACTATGGCGGCTTATAACAACTTTAATCAAGGCTTATCCTCCGAAAAAAATAGAAGTTAACAATGTTCCGTATATTGATGCTGTCAAAATGTTTGGCGGCATGATACCGGGCATGGAGGAATATTCAGTAAGCCATGGTGATCCAGATGCCCATCCATTTAAGAATACTGGTGCTTTTGCCAGAGAATTACTGCCGCCAAAAGCCATTAAAATATTAAAAAATTTTTTATCTAACGCTCCAAGTTCTGAGAATTTAGTAGAGCTTCAGGCATTATCTGGTAGAGTCAGTGAAGTTAGATCGCGTGAGACTGCCTATGTACACCGAAAAGCACTGTTCAATTTGCAATATATCACAAAATGGGAAAATGAGTGGGAGGCTTGTGCCAATACAAGATGGGTAGAAGGGCTAAGGGATTGCTTATTGCCACACGCAGATGGAGCTTATGTGAACTTTCATGACAACTGTATAGATAATTGGCTGGAACAATGCTATTTTAAAAATCTGCCAAGACTGATTGAAGTAAAAACAAAATATGATCCTGAAAACCTTTTTCGTTTTCCATTAGGTATTCCGACGGCGAGAAGATAG
- a CDS encoding DUF3243 domain-containing protein encodes MESKHMVDKERDVDVSKVEDTANRMSESKKDEILSNFEEFKSYLHSKVEVGEKMGMSEETLAKTAEKVADYLAAHEEPRNSEENLLKELWKVGEQEERHKLAHMLVKLVK; translated from the coding sequence ATGGAAAGCAAACACATGGTGGACAAAGAACGTGATGTAGACGTGAGCAAGGTTGAGGACACAGCAAACCGTATGAGCGAAAGCAAAAAAGACGAAATCTTGTCTAACTTTGAAGAGTTCAAAAGCTATCTTCACAGCAAAGTTGAAGTCGGCGAGAAGATGGGGATGAGTGAGGAAACACTTGCAAAAACGGCAGAAAAAGTTGCTGATTACCTCGCTGCACACGAGGAGCCTCGCAACTCTGAAGAAAACCTCTTAAAAGAATTATGGAAAGTTGGAGAACAAGAAGAGCGCCATAAGCTGGCTCATATGCTAGTGAAACTTGTTAAATAG
- a CDS encoding ferritin-like domain-containing protein has product MEKDLQALIDGLNEDLANEYSAIIMYNHNAATVSGLYRQILKPFFQGEITDEQGHALYLAEKIKTLGGTPTTQPKPVKQVESVREMLEEARNAEEDTIRRYEERKEQASNLKLTELVVQLEDMIADETKHKEEMDRLLSDSRF; this is encoded by the coding sequence ATGGAAAAAGACTTACAAGCACTAATTGATGGACTAAACGAGGATCTTGCAAACGAGTACTCAGCAATCATTATGTACAACCATAATGCAGCTACTGTATCCGGATTGTACCGTCAGATCTTAAAACCTTTCTTCCAAGGTGAAATTACTGATGAGCAGGGACATGCACTTTATTTAGCAGAAAAGATTAAGACATTAGGTGGAACACCTACTACTCAGCCGAAACCTGTTAAACAAGTAGAAAGTGTTCGTGAAATGCTGGAAGAAGCACGTAATGCCGAGGAAGATACAATCAGACGTTATGAAGAGCGCAAAGAACAAGCTTCTAACCTTAAGCTGACTGAGCTAGTAGTTCAGCTGGAAGATATGATTGCTGATGAAACAAAACATAAGGAAGAAATGGATCGTCTCTTAAGCGATAGCCGCTTCTAA
- a CDS encoding ABC transporter ATP-binding protein has protein sequence MKPILEVSDLSGGYMPNQPVIHNLDFSVKESEIVGLIGLNGAGKSTTIKHVLGLMEPMSGNSKISGQTFRDEPEIYRSQFTYIPEIPILYEELTLWEHLELTAMAYGLEEQTFLARVRPLLEEFRMDNKIKWFPNQFSKGMKQKVMILCALLVEPKLYIVDEPFVGLDPLGIQSFLEYMVTFKNSGAGVLMSTHILSTAERYCDRFLIMHEGRLVLSGTLEELRERSGLIDATLDEIYLYVARGKVT, from the coding sequence ATGAAACCTATCCTAGAAGTCAGTGACTTATCGGGCGGTTATATGCCGAACCAGCCTGTCATCCATAACCTGGATTTTTCTGTAAAAGAAAGTGAAATTGTAGGGCTGATCGGATTAAACGGGGCTGGGAAAAGTACGACGATTAAACATGTTCTCGGACTGATGGAACCTATGTCTGGCAACTCGAAGATTTCAGGGCAAACCTTCCGGGATGAACCGGAAATTTACCGCAGCCAGTTTACTTATATCCCAGAGATTCCTATCCTTTATGAAGAGCTTACATTATGGGAGCATCTTGAGTTAACGGCTATGGCTTATGGTCTCGAAGAACAGACGTTTTTAGCAAGAGTAAGGCCTTTGCTTGAAGAATTTCGTATGGATAATAAGATTAAATGGTTTCCGAACCAATTTTCCAAAGGGATGAAGCAAAAGGTTATGATCCTTTGCGCCCTTTTAGTAGAACCAAAGCTGTATATTGTAGACGAGCCATTCGTAGGGCTGGATCCACTAGGTATACAATCTTTCCTCGAATACATGGTTACGTTTAAAAATAGCGGTGCGGGAGTGTTAATGTCCACGCATATTTTGTCTACTGCTGAGAGGTACTGTGACCGTTTCTTGATCATGCATGAGGGCAGGTTAGTATTAAGCGGGACTTTAGAGGAATTGAGAGAAAGAAGCGGTTTGATCGATGCTACCCTTGATGAGATTTACCTATATGTAGCTCGAGGTAAAGTAACATGA
- a CDS encoding EcsC family protein: MNTYEKMIFEELKNWEIEMTKRPSLWNKATKSIQTKINEKIPQKVHDVITASMKHMIKATLVGSEYTTKRTTQLEAELRERDEKLKERLAFYKKTAAVEGAGTGAGGILLGLADFPLLLGIKMKFLFEAASIYGLDVKDYKERIFILHVFRLAFSDPHKRKEAFEKVVFWKETIHEFPEHPGAIENMNWQELQQDYRDHIDLIKMLQMVPGLGAIVGAYANYHFLEDLGEVAQNCFRWRVLMEQNRES; this comes from the coding sequence ATGAACACGTATGAAAAAATGATTTTTGAAGAACTCAAGAATTGGGAGATTGAAATGACGAAGCGACCTTCGCTTTGGAACAAAGCAACGAAATCCATACAAACTAAAATTAATGAGAAGATTCCTCAAAAGGTGCATGATGTTATTACAGCAAGTATGAAACACATGATAAAAGCCACTTTAGTCGGCTCAGAATATACGACAAAACGGACGACTCAGCTCGAAGCAGAACTTCGTGAAAGAGACGAAAAGCTTAAGGAACGTCTCGCATTTTATAAAAAAACAGCTGCTGTAGAAGGTGCAGGAACAGGAGCAGGGGGAATATTGCTGGGTCTTGCGGATTTTCCTTTGCTGTTGGGAATAAAAATGAAGTTTCTTTTTGAAGCCGCAAGCATTTATGGATTGGATGTAAAAGATTACAAAGAACGAATTTTCATACTTCATGTGTTCCGTCTTGCTTTTTCTGATCCTCATAAAAGGAAAGAAGCGTTTGAAAAGGTGGTCTTTTGGAAAGAAACGATTCACGAATTTCCTGAACATCCGGGAGCGATTGAAAATATGAACTGGCAAGAATTGCAGCAAGACTATCGGGACCATATTGATCTAATTAAGATGCTTCAGATGGTGCCAGGTCTTGGAGCGATCGTTGGAGCATATGCCAATTATCATTTCTTAGAGGATCTCGGGGAAGTAGCTCAAAATTGTTTTAGATGGCGTGTTTTAATGGAACAAAATAGAGAAAGTTAA
- a CDS encoding antibiotic biosynthesis monooxygenase family protein, with amino-acid sequence MKTYITYGTTDYLSSHQEKYNQALLLEGDSNSALVYETDGENPFTEKHEYDVINQRGSLSGAGFVVMNHVPVTEDGRSLFEERFQNRAGLVESEPGFIGIRVLRPLHQDPYIIMTLWNSHADFINWQQSKAYEEAHKDRGTSKGLPETLFSGKSFVKEYMVVQ; translated from the coding sequence ATGAAGACATATATCACGTACGGAACTACTGACTATTTATCCAGCCATCAAGAAAAATACAACCAGGCGCTCCTGCTAGAAGGTGATTCAAACTCCGCACTCGTTTATGAAACAGATGGAGAGAATCCTTTTACTGAAAAACATGAATATGATGTGATCAACCAGAGAGGTTCTTTATCAGGTGCAGGCTTTGTCGTTATGAATCACGTTCCTGTTACAGAAGATGGCCGGAGTCTTTTTGAAGAGCGCTTTCAAAATCGTGCAGGGCTTGTTGAGAGTGAACCTGGATTCATTGGAATTCGTGTACTTCGCCCGCTTCACCAAGACCCATATATTATTATGACTCTATGGAATTCGCATGCTGATTTCATTAATTGGCAGCAATCTAAAGCATATGAAGAAGCTCATAAGGACAGAGGCACGTCTAAAGGACTTCCTGAAACTCTTTTCTCTGGTAAGTCATTTGTCAAAGAATACATGGTCGTTCAATGA
- a CDS encoding PCYCGC motif-containing (lipo)protein, producing MKRRQLVMTMTLAAGVLISGCGNEKEEEHKNHQGQSQQKHEESGHEKHLANGDIQQLTASIDIMPAFLDKQPKEISAIYAAAPKFKEVLESMPCYCGCGDSAGHKNNYDCFVADNKEDGKIVWDDHGTKCGTCLEIAAISMSESAEGKSTLEIRKMIDEKYKEGYAEPTPTPMPAS from the coding sequence GTGAAAAGAAGACAACTAGTAATGACGATGACTCTTGCTGCTGGTGTACTCATCTCAGGGTGCGGAAATGAGAAAGAAGAAGAGCATAAGAATCATCAAGGACAATCACAGCAAAAACATGAAGAAAGCGGACATGAAAAGCATCTTGCTAATGGTGATATTCAACAATTAACAGCTTCCATTGACATTATGCCTGCATTTTTAGATAAACAGCCAAAAGAGATTTCAGCGATTTATGCTGCTGCACCGAAGTTTAAAGAAGTGCTGGAATCAATGCCTTGTTATTGCGGCTGCGGGGATTCTGCGGGGCATAAAAACAATTATGATTGCTTTGTAGCTGATAATAAAGAAGATGGAAAAATCGTATGGGATGATCATGGAACAAAATGCGGTACTTGCCTTGAAATTGCAGCGATCAGTATGAGTGAGTCTGCAGAAGGCAAAAGCACGCTTGAAATCAGGAAAATGATTGATGAGAAGTATAAAGAAGGTTATGCGGAGCCTACACCAACACCAATGCCTGCTTCATAA
- a CDS encoding ABC transporter permease produces the protein MIDVEKLWRKRRNAHLTQTLKYFSLMANSGLIVSLILLIIVGSIYYAKLLKALPQDFPAVLILTLLFSFLLTKSAIRTLLKEGDLVFLLPVESGMKHYFSKSLSSAIASGSFITLFVFTLTWPIVQVFITDGWKMYITFAFFLIAAKVFNLYVAWEERRLPYKSHQLNYKIMRFIVNFVYVYLLFNEAYVFLIAMFAIMYVLKNFVFEVFKKMHGYQWEMLLAEEQTLKMKGYRLVNYFTDVPALKQTVHKRPLLNKLSTFSFEKKNMMPALFMKTFTRSGDYLGLYIRLVLIGFLFLYLVPPGWWQLAIVLLFFQMLALQLFTLYTQYKWNVIYNIYPIEPRVKITAFIKWLRGLLILQGVLYGVFYGILTGDWVIALLMPATAIVYSLFRLPSLTKKHITLSS, from the coding sequence ATGATCGATGTTGAAAAATTATGGCGCAAACGACGCAACGCTCATTTAACTCAAACGTTAAAATATTTCAGTTTAATGGCAAACAGCGGACTCATTGTTTCATTAATTTTACTTATCATTGTGGGCAGTATTTATTATGCAAAGCTTCTTAAAGCACTACCACAGGATTTTCCTGCCGTGCTTATTTTGACGTTGCTGTTTTCGTTCTTGCTGACGAAAAGTGCGATCAGGACTTTGTTAAAAGAGGGAGATCTTGTTTTTTTACTGCCAGTTGAATCTGGGATGAAGCATTATTTTTCGAAGAGTTTATCTTCTGCGATTGCGAGCGGTTCGTTTATAACTCTTTTTGTATTTACACTAACGTGGCCGATTGTCCAGGTATTCATTACAGATGGCTGGAAAATGTATATCACATTTGCTTTCTTTTTAATAGCTGCGAAAGTATTTAATTTATATGTTGCGTGGGAAGAAAGAAGGCTGCCGTATAAAAGCCATCAATTAAACTATAAGATCATGAGATTTATCGTGAATTTTGTTTATGTATATCTTCTGTTTAACGAAGCTTATGTCTTCTTGATTGCCATGTTTGCTATTATGTATGTTTTAAAGAACTTTGTGTTCGAAGTATTTAAGAAGATGCACGGTTATCAATGGGAAATGCTTTTAGCGGAAGAACAGACGCTTAAGATGAAGGGATACCGTTTAGTAAATTACTTTACAGATGTTCCTGCACTGAAACAAACTGTTCATAAAAGACCTTTGCTGAATAAGCTTAGTACTTTTTCATTTGAAAAGAAAAATATGATGCCGGCACTTTTTATGAAAACATTTACTCGTTCTGGTGATTACTTAGGCTTGTACATAAGGCTGGTCTTAATCGGCTTTCTCTTTCTTTATCTGGTTCCCCCTGGATGGTGGCAGCTGGCGATCGTTCTATTGTTTTTTCAGATGCTCGCACTGCAATTGTTTACACTCTACACACAGTATAAATGGAATGTAATATATAACATCTACCCGATCGAGCCTCGTGTGAAAATCACGGCATTTATTAAATGGCTGCGAGGTCTATTGATCCTGCAAGGAGTATTGTATGGTGTGTTTTACGGAATTCTAACAGGAGACTGGGTGATTGCACTATTGATGCCTGCAACGGCAATCGTGTACAGCCTGTTTCGTCTGCCATCCCTGACAAAGAAACATATAACACTATCTTCCTAA